A genomic segment from Raphanus sativus cultivar WK10039 unplaced genomic scaffold, ASM80110v3 Scaffold4721, whole genome shotgun sequence encodes:
- the LOC130507535 gene encoding LOB domain-containing protein 38-like, whose amino-acid sequence MSCNGCRVLRKGCSETCILRPCIQWIESAESQGHATVFLAKFFGRAGLTSFISSVPESQRPALFQSLLYEACGRTVNPVNGAVGLLWTGNWSICQAAVETVLRGGSLRPIPELLTRDGGFPSPTSDEASEICTEMMNDSGDRSIYHHSRFSSSRSRSTASPPKRRRLASEQQRPEIDFSLTPAFPTKTTPFKEETRRPETPSLYSEESVITAPFQDNIASERFVRGGGETAKLLNLFA is encoded by the exons ATGAGCTGCAACGGTTGTCGTGTTCTCCGGAAAGGTTGCAGCGAGACTTGCATCCTCCGTCCCTGTATCCAGTGGATCGAATCCGCCGAATCTCAAGGCCACGCCACCGTCTTCTTAGCCAAATTCTTCGGCCGTGCTGGTCTCACGTCATTCATCTCCTCCGTACCGGAATCTCAGCGCCCAG CTTTGTTTCAGTCCTTGCTCTACGAAGCTTGCGGTAGAACCGTGAACCCCGTGAACGGCGCCGTCGGGTTGTTGTGGACGGGGAACTGGAGTATCTGCCAAGCGGCGGTGGAGACGGTTCTCCGCGGCGGTTCTCTGAGACCTATCCCCGAGCTGCTGACACGCGACGGCGGGTTTCCGTCGCCGACTTCCGACGAAGCGTCCGAGATCTGTACGGAGATGATGAATGATTCCGGTGACCGGAGCATCTACCACCACTCCAGATTCTCGAGCTCTAGGTCCAGATCGACGGCTTCTCCGCCCAAACGGAGACGGTTGGCGTCAGAACAACAACGACCGGAGATAGATTTCTCTCTAACCCCTGCGTTCCCGACTAAAACGACGCCGTTTAAGGAGGAAACGCGTCGACCAGAAACGCCGTCGTTGTATTCAGAGGAATCCGTTATAACGGCGCCGTTTCAGGATAACATCGCTAGTGAACGGTTTGTACGCGGAGGAGGAGAGACGGCAAAGTTGCTCAACCTTTTCGCTTGA